A stretch of the Argentina anserina chromosome 6, drPotAnse1.1, whole genome shotgun sequence genome encodes the following:
- the LOC126798577 gene encoding transcription factor PRE6-like gives MSSRRSSRQSSGTPSIKDDQIIELVSKLRQLVPEIRDRRSDKVSASKVLQETCSYIRNLHREVDDLSERLSQLLATIDADSAEAAIIRSLIMQ, from the exons ATGTCTAGCAGAAGGTCATCAAGGCAGTCATCAGGAACTCCATCAATCAAAGATGATCAGATCATCGAGCTCGTCTCCAAGTTGCGCCAACTGGTTCCTGAGATTCGCGACAGGCGCTCTGATAAG GTATCAGCATCGAAGGTCCTACAGGAGACCTGCAGCTACATCAGAAACTTACACAGAGAGGTTGACGACTTGAGCGAGAGACTGTCCCAACTGCTCGCTACTATTGATGCTGATAGCGCTGAGGCCGCCATTATTAGGAGCTTGATTATGCAGTAG